One Heptranchias perlo isolate sHepPer1 chromosome 39, sHepPer1.hap1, whole genome shotgun sequence DNA segment encodes these proteins:
- the LOC137305285 gene encoding probable G-protein coupled receptor 139, which produces MGLPVIIQIENIYYPILATVGIPGNLVTIVILSRGSCGLSKCIARYLVAMAAGDLLNLIFGAILYEIQDAYFPHSFLNYTPICSLTIASTLASYDCSVWFTVAFTFDRFIAICCQKLRTKYCTEKTAAVVIAVVCSLSVLENVPFYFAFEPREIIDNVPWSCYVKSSFYTLPIWAAVLWLENILTPFLPFVLILLLNALTIRHIVLANRVRRGLRGNSNGENHNDPEVENRRRSMILLLAISGSFILLWMVSFIFYTYVQFADTQLFEANYNDPFTIMEQSGYMLRSLSSCTNTFIYAVSQSKFRDELKNIIKRPLAAITRLFKYIKWLHRIKT; this is translated from the exons ATGGGACTGCCAGTAATCATACAGATAGAAAACATATACTACCCTATTCTTGCTACAGTCGGTATTCCGG GTAATTtggtgacaattgtgattctctcccgcGGAAgctgcggcctctccaaatgcatcgcccgatacctggtggccatggcagcgggggATCTGCTGAACCTGATATTTGGTGCAATCCTGTATGAGATTCAAGATGCTTATTTCCCGCATTCATTCCTGAACTACACTCCAATTTGTTCGCTCACTATCGCCAGTACTCTTGCTTCCtatgactgttctgtctggtttactgtcgctttcacctttgatagaTTCatcgccatttgttgtcagaagttgagaacaaaatattgcaccgaaaaAACTGCGGCTGTGGTTATAGCAGTGGTGTGTTCCTTGAGCGTTttagaaaatgttccattctaCTTTGCGTTTGAACCTCGGGAAATAATTGACAATGTACCATGGTCCTGCTATGTGAAATCAAGCTTCTATACATTACCCATATGGGCAGCAGTTTTGTGGTTGGAAAATATTTTAACCCCATTTCTTCCATTTGTTTTGATTTTACTGCTCAATGCTCTGACCATCAGGCACATTGTACTGGCCAATAGAGTGAGGAGGGGTCTCCGAGGGAACAGCAATGGTGAGAATCACAATGATCCAGAGGTGGAGAACCGAAGAAGATCGATGATTTTACTGCTCGCCATAtctggcagttttatactgttatggatgGTATCATTCATATTTTATACTTATGTACAATTTGCAGACACCCAACTTTTTGAAGCAAATTACAACGACCCTTTCACCATTATGGAACAATCCGGCTACATGCTCAGGTCtttgagttcctgcacaaacacgtttatttatgcagtgtcccagagtaaattcagagatGAGCTGAAGAATATCATTAAGCGACCCCTGGCTGCAATAACACGTTTATTTAAATACATTAAATGGCTTCACCGAATTAAAACATAA